aaaattttagaaactcTGAGCAGAATAACAATCCATAAAAAATCATCATTGAAGAAGAAACCCATGCAAATTATTGTACTCACTACTAGTACCACTGCAACTATGTCTTTGTAAGTCATATTTTCCAATACATATCATATATGTAATTACactcttgttattttcttgagccgagggtcaatcggaaataacctctctacctcccaagataggggtaaggtctgcgtacacacTACCCTCCTTAGACCCTacttgtgggactacactgggtatgttgttgttgttgacatATCATACATGTAATTTGTAAATATATTGAACTTTTAGAGAATCACACCTTACTCCCTGGAAAAGAATACTGTGTGATGCAACATTTTTGCAGTCTCTTAGTCTGGTCTGCCTATCCATACCACTACATAACAATAAGCAAGTAAAACCATACTAGAAGTCCTTGAAAAGTATGTAGTTAATCGAAAATAAAGGTCTTTGACGAGTATGAATGTAAATCACCACAGGCTGGCCACCTATATCTATCTGGGCATAGGGCATACTGACCAGTGCACCAGAGACTAGTCTATTTTCCTGTCGAATGGATCTCCTTTTGACCTAACGAAGTCCACAGCTGACTAGAAATAAATATCAAGTAGAATTCTGCTGCTGAGCCCAAAACCTATTAAGCATTTcctgaaaaactgaagaaagACAAATTCCCCGAGATTGCTCAAGATATTTTTGTCTCTAAGGTGGAAGGAAGCACCAATCTGAAAACTACTAAAAGTTTTCTGAAAGTACAATACAGAGATAAGATATCTAGGACCAGACAGTTCAAAACCTCAATACCGTCTAGTAGTAAAGATGTTTGCATTTTTAGAGATAAAGCAAGACCCTTGATAGAAGTCTAGAACTGTGATAATACGTGAAAAGCATAAGGTTTCAATTGTGGACAATATGATTTTTTCCCACACGAATGTTCCTGCTGAGCTTAGAAGTACACTAAATATGTATACACTTACTATGCTTCCTCCGAAATTAAATGTTACAGTGTGCCGTGGTTGACTATTAACAAGAAAGTTCATATATGAAGTACTGCTTAGTGCTTAATGGAGTAACTACCATGAACTTCATCTAGTGTTCCAGAGAGTAATGCAGAGTAAATTTCCCATTTTAGGCTGATGGACTTAATTTGTAATACTACAAACCAATTGATTGGATTTTTATGCGAGTGTCGTTCACTCTGCTATTATGAATTGTCAAAAAGAGCCCATGGCAATGCTTCAAATAAGACAGTAACAAAGTTCTCAAATCTCACAACATCAAAGGAAGCACCAAAGGAGTGGGAGGGGGATTGGACCACATTGCAAATTAATGCTAAATCTTGCTTTCTAGTTACGAGCAGTGATAACGTTTGAGTTGTGCATAAGTTAACTTACCTCCCAAGTTCGACAGATCTGCTGTTAGATCTGAGAGACTAAAATTCCAAGGAATCTGAGCCAAAGATCTCAGTGAATCCCTAGAATTACCAACACCACTATCTGGTGGTAGTTGTAATCCTACTGAGCTCGCTACATCAGATGGAAAAGCAGCATCAAGGGCTGAGGTGTCAACTCCCATACCCGAAATCTCTGAAGCAGTAAAGGGAAAATGGCCGCTGGAAGCTACTGATGTAGGGCTTACAGCCATATCTGACATGGCATTGCCAGGTGGAACAGCTGCTGCTACATCTGACACACTGGTGTCAATCACCATACTGTCAGCAGGGAACAATGTGTAAAGTGTCATTTGTCATGCCACGTCTCCttcaacaaatataaatatattttcatccCAGAAGCCCAAAGATATGTTCACTTCAACAATCAGCTTATTTAATCATCTTTAAAAAGAAGACAAGAACCTCATTTCCTTAACAAACTACATATGGGCAACAACAAACaagtactccctccatccacTATTGTTTGTCATGGTTTctatttttagagtcaaactataggaactttgactaacattttaagatgtattttttcatcatattgatatgcaacaaattgcaatttatagtacttttcatatagtttttgaatatctaaattttttgtttaaaatatcgaattaatgtaatctaatttaactttgaaaatcagtcaaattgactttcgaaaatcgcaacatgacaaataaatgtggacggagggagtattaggTTTGAAATATTCACATAAAAGCAACCTATTTCCCTAACCTACACTCATTTAAAACCAATATGGAACATCAATGCAATTTCAGTTCCTACTAACTCTGGGAAAGCGTGAATTAAATGTACTGGAAATAGTAAAATGGCAAATCTTTGAAAGCATGGCAAGTAAGATGCTGAGCAAACAAGTACCACAGCCGCACTGGCTAACCAGAAAAGAATTTAGATAGCTCATAAATTTCTATTTTAGAATCAAAGAGGCCTACAATCCTAAACTAAAAAAGATTCTCACTCGTTTCCTGAATTCATCCTCATCGGATGATAGTTTCCTGGTGCAGGCACACCATTAACCACATGACAGCTGGACATGCCCATTGGATCAAGATGAGGTTGACCTGCAACTGGAACTGGAGGTTGCTGCAGGACGGGATATCCCATTGGTAAGTTGTTGACTGCACCGGAAACAAGTAGCAATAAATATAATggtaataaaacttaaaaaaagaCTTATTTACCTGTtctgaaaataatattaatccCCATGCTATTCAAACAGCTTAATTCCAATTTGAAAAGCCATGTATCTCaatattgaggaagaaaggaagcAGAAGAAAGCAAGTGCAGAGGGCAAGTTGAACTACATATTTTGTaagaatttatgttgtataaACTCTTTGTTTTTAAAAGGATGACTTATATTGTATAACTCTCTATATTTCCCCTCTACAGAGTGCCTCCATTTGGTCCACTCAAGAATGCAGGCGTTGTCCAAATAAAGTTATAAAGCAACACGAGTTTCTTTGCCCATTCCAAACCATTTAAAAGAGACATTATGCAGAAGAGACAAGCTTCTTCACTGATAAAGATTAGTACAGTTAACCCTCCACTACAACTGGTGGGGTACCTATCTTCTACATGTTCACAAAACGAAAAGATCGCAAAGGAGGACATAGAAAAGGATCAGTAATTGATGATTGGACAATCTCAACATTTCCAAATCTAATCCCGAAGCAGAACAATACAGTAATACTCGCCTTCatacaacaaataaatttacCTGGCATGGTACTAATCCCATTCTGCATTGGAGCCAACGGAACCTTTGGAGGCACAGGATATTTCATTAGATGATACTGATGCTCAAGCAAATGATTGAACAGGATGATTTGTTTCTTTAGTTTAAGCCTAATGTAGTAGGCCCGAAAGAAATCtgcattttcttcttctaatttttgCCAAACTGTACACAATTTGAAAAGATATTAAAGTTAGAAACTGAAGATCTAGAGTGACCACCCAATATCTATAGTCATGAACCAGAAAACACTTGTTTATAATACATGTGAGACAAAGACAGCATATATAATGCAAGCAGACGGAATCATCAACTTCATCAGTAACTCATGTACCTACCTAGAGTTGTAAATCCAGGATCTATCCTTGCACGATTCAGAAGTGTTTTCACCACTTCATCCTTATTCATATACAATTGCAAGCACCTTTCAATCAAGTTTTGGACCTGCAACAAATATGtcatcataaaattaaaagtcCCCAGTAAAACTTCCCAATGAATAATATCCAGGCAAAATAAAGAACTTAAAGACTATCTTACTAGTTCAATATCTTCACGTGAAACTTTTCTGTTATCATTGCCTGATGCAGAAACAGAACCTGCATCAGCTACAGGTGTGTCTGCTGTATGGTTCTGCTGGTCATTTTGGGCCTCGTGAGAAGCCTGAATTGATGGTTTCTTTTCTGTGTTGTTTGGCTGCAGTTTTTTTTCTGCTTTGATCGGCTGCAGTTTTTTCGTAAAATAATAGAAGCAAACATGATTCCACA
The DNA window shown above is from Solanum stenotomum isolate F172 chromosome 6, ASM1918654v1, whole genome shotgun sequence and carries:
- the LOC125868187 gene encoding uncharacterized protein LOC125868187 isoform X1, whose product is MKTTKPIKAEKKLQPNNTEKKPSIQASHEAQNDQQNHTADTPVADAGSVSASGNDNRKVSREDIELVQNLIERCLQLYMNKDEVVKTLLNRARIDPGFTTLVWQKLEEENADFFRAYYIRLKLKKQIILFNHLLEHQYHLMKYPVPPKVPLAPMQNGISTMPVNNLPMGYPVLQQPPVPVAGQPHLDPMGMSSCHVVNGVPAPGNYHPMRMNSGNDMVIDTSVSDVAAAVPPGNAMSDMAVSPTSVASSGHFPFTASEISGMGVDTSALDAAFPSDVASSVGLQLPPDSGVGNSRDSLRSLAQIPWNFSLSDLTADLSNLGDLGPLGNYPGSAYLPSDSDILLDSPEQDDIVEEFFVDAEASPEPTCPQSDEEKP
- the LOC125868187 gene encoding uncharacterized protein LOC125868187 isoform X2; its protein translation is MKTTKPIKAEKKLQPNNTEKKPSIQASHEAQNDQQNHTADTPVADAGSVSASGNDNRKVSREDIELVQNLIERCLQLYMNKDEVVKTLLNRARIDPGFTTLVWQKLEEENADFFRAYYIRLKLKKQIILFNHLLEHQYHLMKYPVPPKVPLAPMQNGISTMPVNNLPMGYPVLQQPPVPVAGQPHLDPMGMSSCHVVNGVPAPGNYHPMRMNSGNDMVIDTSVSDVAAAVPPGNAMSDMAVSPTSVASSGHFPFTASEISGMGVDTSALDAAFPSDVASSVGLQLPPDSGVGNSRDSLRSLAQIPWNFSLSDLTADLSNLGDLGPLGNYPGSAYLPSDSDILLDSPEQDDIEEFFVDAEASPEPTCPQSDEEKP